In Nasonia vitripennis strain AsymCx chromosome 2, Nvit_psr_1.1, whole genome shotgun sequence, a genomic segment contains:
- the LOC100116999 gene encoding SET and MYND domain-containing protein 4, whose product MDNTWQQTLRLIVRQNKTFSLRDKEKNEFKIMKYFTDDTTIRKQLVFWLHSVEQNQTSYKKNIQKSEELRKQGNKEFQNKKYLTSIKSYTLSLQYAPWESEDLPLALANRSAALFYMEKYEACIKDIELALEYDYPKSMLYKLYLRAAQCYLKLGNKSCMEEALRKVHECLESNSIFLSSKKESIEKQIDMLLAEAIKIEETTICCDDDCKLPDPAFGENPDFPNASAALDLKFSVDKGRHVVANRDVQKGEVLFVEKPFAFVLLDNEYSDAVCANCLKFRGDVPVPCKFCASTVYCTEQCRKKAWSTYHQWECFGNQIGIWDQIGIAHLTVRTFLNCCYTDDTKKFNEIQRLVTNIDKIATQDMFVYGVSALMMTLYLNKFTNFFKSINIYEKLYKKFDNKELNMYILSEFVPEKWTEDLNFVYISGILLRHMLQLICNGHAITRLNISDSESGNVVTEYQCRIATAIYPSASMMNHSCDPNIINSFKDQYLIVKATKDIAAKEEVFNCYGPHYRRMRKKDRQIALQNQYCFTCECEACTQRALQNFSDKFQRFNCEECNGPVEIISHSSMRCLDCETTFDLVKSQLLELEEANKLFEAAKINLKSQKVKEALENAKQCLEIRKRILYEYHESVTLTYDLIGKIFAVTGRWLDSISHLEHSLAAVEERFGPDSIELANELNKITDICIQYLREETNTNTKQYKNILKKTRRLLNRAEEILNLNYGPWNDACREITEKQVDLVPLLANLNL is encoded by the exons ATGGATAATACATGGCAGCAAACACTTCGTCTGATAGTTCGTCAAAACAAAACGTTTAGTTTACGtgacaaagaaaaaaatgaatttaaaataatgaaatatttcaccGATGACACCACTATCAG AAAGCAACTAGTCTTCTGGCTTCACAGTGTTGAGCAAAATCAAActtcatacaaaaaaaatatccaaAAAAGTGAAGAATTAAGAAAGCAAGGCAATaaagaatttcaaaataaaaagtatctCACAAGTATCAAATCTTATACCTTGAGTTTACAGTATGCTCCATGGGAAAGTGAAGATTTACCTTTGGCATTAGCTAATAGATCTGCTGCTTTATTTTATATGGAAAAATATGAG gCCTGTATCAAAGATATCGAATTAGCTTTAGAGTACGATTATCCTAAAAGTATGTTGTACAAACTATATTTACGTGCTGCCCAATGTTACTTAAAATTAGGTAATAAAAGTTGTATGGAAGAAGCTCTACGTAAAGTTCATGAATGCCTAGAAagtaatagtatatttttgAGTTCAAAGAAAG AGAGTATAGAAAAACAGATAGATATGTTATTAGCAGAAGCtataaaaatagaagaaacTACAATTTGTTGTGATGATGATTGCAAACTGCCTGATCCTGCATTTGGTGAAAATCCAGATTTTCCGAATGCTTCAGCTGCCTTAGACCTAAAATTTTCTGTAGATAAAGGTCGTCATGTTGTTGCAAATCGAGATGTACAAAAAGGTGAAGTATTATTTGTGGAAAAGCCATTTGCTTTTGTTTTATTAGATAATGAATACAGTGATGCTGTTTGCGCTAACTGTCTCAAGTTCAGAGGTGACGTTCCAGTTCc TTGCAAGTTTTGTGCGAGCACGGTGTACTGCACAGAGCaatgtcgaaaaaaagctTGGTCAACATACCATCAATGGGAATGTTTTGGTAATCAAATAGGAATTTGGGATCAGATAGGAATTGCTCATTTGACAGTAAGAACGTTTTTAAACTGTTGTTACACAGACGacacaaaaaaatttaatgagaTTCAGCGCCTAGTCACTAATATAGATAAAATAGCAACTCAAGATATGTTTGTATATGGTGTT tcTGCTCTAATGATGACACTGTATTTAAACAAATTCACGAATTTCTTCAAGTCAATCAACATTTACgaaaaactttataaaaagtttgataataaagaacttaatatgtatatattatctGAATTCGTACCAGAAAAATGGACTGAAGATCTTAACTTTGTTTACATTAGTGGAATACTTTTAAGACATATGTTACAGTTGATTTGTAATGGCCATGCAATTACAAGACTGAATATTAGTGATTCTGAATCTGGAAATGTTGTTACAGAATATCAGTGTAGAATAGCAACTGCCATATATCCCTCTGCAAGTATGATGAACCATTCTTGTGATCCAAACATTATTAATAG ttTCAAAGATCAATATCTTATTGTCAAAGCAACAAAAGATATTGCAGCCAAAGAAGAAGTTTTCAATTGTTACG GACCTCACTATAGACGAATGAGGAAAAAAGATAGACAAATAGCATTGCAAAATCAATATTGTTTCACATGTGAATGTGAAGCTTGTACTCAACGTGCCTTACAGAACTTTTca GACAAGTTTCAAAGATTTAATTGTGAAGAGTGCAATGGCCCTGTTGAAATAATCAGTCATTCATCCATGCGCTGTCTTGATTGTGAAACAACTTTTGATTTAGTTAAAAGTCAATTACTCGAATTAGAAGAGGCTAATAAACTTTTTGAAGCAGCTAAAATAAATCTCAAATctcaaaaagtaaaagaagcTTTAGAAAATGCAAAACAATGTCTTGAGATAAGAAAACGCATCCTATATGAATATCATGAAAGTGTCACATTAACTTATGATTTGATTGGCAAAATATTTGCAGTGACAG GTCGATGGCTGGATTCCATATCGCATCTGGAGCACAGTCTAGCTGCGGTGGAGGAGAGATTTGGTCCCGACAGTATAGAACTTGCCAACGAGCTCAACAAAATTACGGACATCTGTATTCAGTACTTACGCGAGGAAACCAACACAAATACCAAACAATACAA GAACATCCTGAAGAAGACCCGTCGGCTGCTGAACCGCGCCGAGGAGATTTTGAATTTGAACTACGGGCCGTGGAACGACGCCTGCCGCGAAATAACCGAGAAACAAGTGGATCTCGTGCCTTTGTTGGCAAACTTGAACTTGTAA
- the LOC100117853 gene encoding autophagy-related protein 13 isoform X1 yields the protein MWILLPPDEMSSLKLSMQDKRDLEKFTRFLALKAAQIIVQSRTGQKVCTKCKPNSSGTDWVNFNLAIEDEPDVAAEAKKVLCAEIISSTIPLCIEISLRTVEGDTMVLETWSLGVLPEQSDHTVRVTYTVYNRMGILLKSLLSVSRITPAYKLSRRQGPDSFKIYYRMYMGEPQLHSLGDNYKHVRVGQLCTPVGMIHLSVSYRTKMMISPTQTGRDSIMLKSDHFHSDLSPRHARYQQNEDSSKSLSDTIKVGAFVVNKQVAISEEDSHPDIPFSSLLTPRQTSSPTPATTEVSNAAQNNTTATTASVGAIDTSNGNERPANENTTPKCNSRNGSRRSSCSMTSANDDFIMVDLKTPFAATNTNSDLGTFYRECQSAPQLQAFMEEQTLAEQVGDLTKQLEVFETNMHHYEDLLSSLCKSENNN from the exons ATGTGGATACTACTACCGCCCGATGAGATGTCTTCGTTAAAGTTGAGTATGCAAGATAAGCGGGATTTAGAGAAATTTACCAGGTTTCTGGCGCTCAAAGCTGCCCAGATTATTGTGCAGTCCAGGACTGGGCAAAAGGTTTGCACAAAGTGCAAGCCAAATTCATCTGGGACAGATTGGGTaaat TTCAATCTGGCAATAGAAGATGAACCAGATGTGGCAGCCGAAGCAAAAAAGGTACTTTGCGCAGAAATCATAAGCTCGACTATTCCTCTGTGTATAGAAATATCACTTAGAACAGTTGAAGGTGACACCATGGTTCTTGAAACATGGAGCCTTGGTGTTCTTCCCGAACAAAGTGATCATACTGTTAGAGTCACGTATACAGTTTACAACAGAATGGGTATTTTATTGAAGTCATTACTTTCTGTATCAAGAATTACACCTGCATACAAGTTAAGCAGGAGACAAGGACCTGACtcgtttaaaatatattacagaATGTATATGGGGGAACCTCAGCTACATAGCTTAG GTGATAATTATAAGCATGTAAGAGTTGGTCAATTATGTACACCTGTTGGGATGATTCATTTATCAGTGTCTTACAGAACAAAAATGATGATATCCCCTACTCAAACTGGTCGTGACTCAATCATGCTTAAGAGCGATCATTTTCACTCTGATTTGAGTCCAAGACATGCCCGTTATCAACAAAA tGAGGATAGTTCCAAATCTTTAAGTGATACCATAAAAGTTGGAGCGTTTGTGGTCAATAAGCAAGTTGCTATAAGTGAAGAAGACAGTCATCCTGATATACCATTTAGTTCACTTCTCACTCCACGCCAAACATCTTCACCTACTCCAGCCACAACTGAAGTATCAAATGCAGCACAGAATAATACTACAGCTACAACTGCCTCTGTAGGAGCTATAGATACTAGTAATGGAAATGAGCGACCGGCAAACGAAAATACTACGCCAAAATGCAATTCACGAAATGGATCGAGACGTAGCAGTTGTTCAATGACAAGCGCCAATGATGACTTTATTATGGTAGACTTG aaaactcCTTTTGCTGCAACTAATACAAATAGTGATTTGGGCACTTTTTACCGCGAATGTCAAAGTGCACCTCAACTTCAAGCTTTTATGGAAGAACAAACATTAGCAGAGCAAGTGGGGGATCTCACAAAACAGTTGGAAGTTTTTGAAACAAACATGCACCATTATGAAGATCTTTTAAGTTCACTGTGCAAATCAGAAAATAACAATTGA
- the LOC100117853 gene encoding autophagy-related protein 13 homolog isoform X3 — MWILLPPDEMSSLKLSMQDKRDLEKFTRFLALKAAQIIVQSRTGQKVCTKCKPNSSGTDWVNFNLAIEDEPDVAAEAKKVLCAEIISSTIPLCIEISLRTVEGDTMVLETWSLGVLPEQSDHTVRVTYTVYNRMGILLKSLLSVSRITPAYKLSRRQGPDSFKIYYRMYMGEPQLHSLGDNYKHVRVGQLCTPVGMIHLSVSYRTKMMISPTQTGRDSIMLKSDHFHSDLSPRHARYQQNEDSSKSLSDTIKVGAFVVNKQVAISEEDSHPDIPFSSLLTPRQTSSPTPATTEVSNAAQNNTTATTASVGAIDTSNGNERPANENTTPKCNSRNGSRRSSCSMTSANDDFIMKTPFAATNTNSDLGTFYRECQSAPQLQAFMEEQTLAEQVGDLTKQLEVFETNMHHYEDLLSSLCKSENNN; from the exons ATGTGGATACTACTACCGCCCGATGAGATGTCTTCGTTAAAGTTGAGTATGCAAGATAAGCGGGATTTAGAGAAATTTACCAGGTTTCTGGCGCTCAAAGCTGCCCAGATTATTGTGCAGTCCAGGACTGGGCAAAAGGTTTGCACAAAGTGCAAGCCAAATTCATCTGGGACAGATTGGGTaaat TTCAATCTGGCAATAGAAGATGAACCAGATGTGGCAGCCGAAGCAAAAAAGGTACTTTGCGCAGAAATCATAAGCTCGACTATTCCTCTGTGTATAGAAATATCACTTAGAACAGTTGAAGGTGACACCATGGTTCTTGAAACATGGAGCCTTGGTGTTCTTCCCGAACAAAGTGATCATACTGTTAGAGTCACGTATACAGTTTACAACAGAATGGGTATTTTATTGAAGTCATTACTTTCTGTATCAAGAATTACACCTGCATACAAGTTAAGCAGGAGACAAGGACCTGACtcgtttaaaatatattacagaATGTATATGGGGGAACCTCAGCTACATAGCTTAG GTGATAATTATAAGCATGTAAGAGTTGGTCAATTATGTACACCTGTTGGGATGATTCATTTATCAGTGTCTTACAGAACAAAAATGATGATATCCCCTACTCAAACTGGTCGTGACTCAATCATGCTTAAGAGCGATCATTTTCACTCTGATTTGAGTCCAAGACATGCCCGTTATCAACAAAA tGAGGATAGTTCCAAATCTTTAAGTGATACCATAAAAGTTGGAGCGTTTGTGGTCAATAAGCAAGTTGCTATAAGTGAAGAAGACAGTCATCCTGATATACCATTTAGTTCACTTCTCACTCCACGCCAAACATCTTCACCTACTCCAGCCACAACTGAAGTATCAAATGCAGCACAGAATAATACTACAGCTACAACTGCCTCTGTAGGAGCTATAGATACTAGTAATGGAAATGAGCGACCGGCAAACGAAAATACTACGCCAAAATGCAATTCACGAAATGGATCGAGACGTAGCAGTTGTTCAATGACAAGCGCCAATGATGACTTTATTATG aaaactcCTTTTGCTGCAACTAATACAAATAGTGATTTGGGCACTTTTTACCGCGAATGTCAAAGTGCACCTCAACTTCAAGCTTTTATGGAAGAACAAACATTAGCAGAGCAAGTGGGGGATCTCACAAAACAGTTGGAAGTTTTTGAAACAAACATGCACCATTATGAAGATCTTTTAAGTTCACTGTGCAAATCAGAAAATAACAATTGA
- the LOC107981727 gene encoding uncharacterized protein LOC107981727 — protein MGLVEDDSQIFSTFEEACVVMLPFQLRKFCSWYLLSENIQESDKNKLREVDVIIWDKASMIPKNVLEIIDKTLKDVCNNDLHFGAPHNDDIRLLNDRILNLIDGEAKAYYSIDATHRGVDGTDDNIYLNYPPETLNQIKEGLPSHQLNLKIHAIVMLIRNLSINEILCNGTRLRIKKLYEFNIEAEIITGEHKGNKVFIPRITLNTGESSSLPFILYRKQFPIVLAFAMTINKSQGQSFNSVGLSASLIPNIRLWAQETSQRKLHKYSVAEKTCDRDTP, from the exons ATGGGATTAGTAGAAGATGattcacaaatttttagtacatttgaaGAAGCATGTGTTGTTATGTTACCATTtcaattacgaaaattttgtTCATGGTATCTTTTGTCAGAAAATATACAAG aatctgacaaaaataaattacgcGAAGTAGATGTTATTATTTGGGATAAAGCTTCTATGATTCctaaaaatgttttagaaaTTATAGATAAAACTTTAAAAGATGTTTGTAATAACGATTTACATTTTGGTG CTCCACATAATGATGATATTAGACTTTTAAATGATAGAATTTTGAATCTAATCGATGGGGAAGCAAAAGCTTATTATAGTATAGATGCTACTCATAGAGGCGTTGATGGAACAGATGATAATATATACTTGAATTACCCTCCAGAAACTCTAAATCAGATTAAAGAGGGTCTTCCTTCCCAtcaattaaatttgaaaattcatgCGATAGTAATGTTGATTCGTAATTtaagtataaatgaaattttatgtaacgGAACTAGATtaagaattaaaaaactttatgaGTTTAATATAGAAGCGGAAATCATAACAGGAGAGCACAAAGgaaataaagtatttataCCTAGAATAACATTAAATACTGGAGAATCTTCATCCTTaccatttattttatataggAAACAATTTCCTATTGTCTTAGCTTTTGCAATGACTATTAATAAGTCACAAGGTCAAAGTTTTAATTCTGTAGGACT ATCTGCTTCCCTGATCCCCAACAtcaggttatgggcccaggaAACATCTCAACGAAAACTGCACAAGTATTCCGTTGCCGAAAAGACTTGCGACCGTGACACGCCATAG
- the LOC100117853 gene encoding autophagy-related protein 13 isoform X2: protein MWILLPPDEMSSLKLSMQDKRDLEKFTRFLALKAAQIIVQSRTGQKVCTKCKPNSSGTDWFNLAIEDEPDVAAEAKKVLCAEIISSTIPLCIEISLRTVEGDTMVLETWSLGVLPEQSDHTVRVTYTVYNRMGILLKSLLSVSRITPAYKLSRRQGPDSFKIYYRMYMGEPQLHSLGDNYKHVRVGQLCTPVGMIHLSVSYRTKMMISPTQTGRDSIMLKSDHFHSDLSPRHARYQQNEDSSKSLSDTIKVGAFVVNKQVAISEEDSHPDIPFSSLLTPRQTSSPTPATTEVSNAAQNNTTATTASVGAIDTSNGNERPANENTTPKCNSRNGSRRSSCSMTSANDDFIMVDLKTPFAATNTNSDLGTFYRECQSAPQLQAFMEEQTLAEQVGDLTKQLEVFETNMHHYEDLLSSLCKSENNN, encoded by the exons ATGTGGATACTACTACCGCCCGATGAGATGTCTTCGTTAAAGTTGAGTATGCAAGATAAGCGGGATTTAGAGAAATTTACCAGGTTTCTGGCGCTCAAAGCTGCCCAGATTATTGTGCAGTCCAGGACTGGGCAAAAGGTTTGCACAAAGTGCAAGCCAAATTCATCTGGGACAGATTGG TTCAATCTGGCAATAGAAGATGAACCAGATGTGGCAGCCGAAGCAAAAAAGGTACTTTGCGCAGAAATCATAAGCTCGACTATTCCTCTGTGTATAGAAATATCACTTAGAACAGTTGAAGGTGACACCATGGTTCTTGAAACATGGAGCCTTGGTGTTCTTCCCGAACAAAGTGATCATACTGTTAGAGTCACGTATACAGTTTACAACAGAATGGGTATTTTATTGAAGTCATTACTTTCTGTATCAAGAATTACACCTGCATACAAGTTAAGCAGGAGACAAGGACCTGACtcgtttaaaatatattacagaATGTATATGGGGGAACCTCAGCTACATAGCTTAG GTGATAATTATAAGCATGTAAGAGTTGGTCAATTATGTACACCTGTTGGGATGATTCATTTATCAGTGTCTTACAGAACAAAAATGATGATATCCCCTACTCAAACTGGTCGTGACTCAATCATGCTTAAGAGCGATCATTTTCACTCTGATTTGAGTCCAAGACATGCCCGTTATCAACAAAA tGAGGATAGTTCCAAATCTTTAAGTGATACCATAAAAGTTGGAGCGTTTGTGGTCAATAAGCAAGTTGCTATAAGTGAAGAAGACAGTCATCCTGATATACCATTTAGTTCACTTCTCACTCCACGCCAAACATCTTCACCTACTCCAGCCACAACTGAAGTATCAAATGCAGCACAGAATAATACTACAGCTACAACTGCCTCTGTAGGAGCTATAGATACTAGTAATGGAAATGAGCGACCGGCAAACGAAAATACTACGCCAAAATGCAATTCACGAAATGGATCGAGACGTAGCAGTTGTTCAATGACAAGCGCCAATGATGACTTTATTATGGTAGACTTG aaaactcCTTTTGCTGCAACTAATACAAATAGTGATTTGGGCACTTTTTACCGCGAATGTCAAAGTGCACCTCAACTTCAAGCTTTTATGGAAGAACAAACATTAGCAGAGCAAGTGGGGGATCTCACAAAACAGTTGGAAGTTTTTGAAACAAACATGCACCATTATGAAGATCTTTTAAGTTCACTGTGCAAATCAGAAAATAACAATTGA
- the LOC100117853 gene encoding autophagy-related protein 13 homolog isoform X4, which yields MWILLPPDEMSSLKLSMQDKRDLEKFTRFLALKAAQIIVQSRTGQKVCTKCKPNSSGTDWFNLAIEDEPDVAAEAKKVLCAEIISSTIPLCIEISLRTVEGDTMVLETWSLGVLPEQSDHTVRVTYTVYNRMGILLKSLLSVSRITPAYKLSRRQGPDSFKIYYRMYMGEPQLHSLGDNYKHVRVGQLCTPVGMIHLSVSYRTKMMISPTQTGRDSIMLKSDHFHSDLSPRHARYQQNEDSSKSLSDTIKVGAFVVNKQVAISEEDSHPDIPFSSLLTPRQTSSPTPATTEVSNAAQNNTTATTASVGAIDTSNGNERPANENTTPKCNSRNGSRRSSCSMTSANDDFIMKTPFAATNTNSDLGTFYRECQSAPQLQAFMEEQTLAEQVGDLTKQLEVFETNMHHYEDLLSSLCKSENNN from the exons ATGTGGATACTACTACCGCCCGATGAGATGTCTTCGTTAAAGTTGAGTATGCAAGATAAGCGGGATTTAGAGAAATTTACCAGGTTTCTGGCGCTCAAAGCTGCCCAGATTATTGTGCAGTCCAGGACTGGGCAAAAGGTTTGCACAAAGTGCAAGCCAAATTCATCTGGGACAGATTGG TTCAATCTGGCAATAGAAGATGAACCAGATGTGGCAGCCGAAGCAAAAAAGGTACTTTGCGCAGAAATCATAAGCTCGACTATTCCTCTGTGTATAGAAATATCACTTAGAACAGTTGAAGGTGACACCATGGTTCTTGAAACATGGAGCCTTGGTGTTCTTCCCGAACAAAGTGATCATACTGTTAGAGTCACGTATACAGTTTACAACAGAATGGGTATTTTATTGAAGTCATTACTTTCTGTATCAAGAATTACACCTGCATACAAGTTAAGCAGGAGACAAGGACCTGACtcgtttaaaatatattacagaATGTATATGGGGGAACCTCAGCTACATAGCTTAG GTGATAATTATAAGCATGTAAGAGTTGGTCAATTATGTACACCTGTTGGGATGATTCATTTATCAGTGTCTTACAGAACAAAAATGATGATATCCCCTACTCAAACTGGTCGTGACTCAATCATGCTTAAGAGCGATCATTTTCACTCTGATTTGAGTCCAAGACATGCCCGTTATCAACAAAA tGAGGATAGTTCCAAATCTTTAAGTGATACCATAAAAGTTGGAGCGTTTGTGGTCAATAAGCAAGTTGCTATAAGTGAAGAAGACAGTCATCCTGATATACCATTTAGTTCACTTCTCACTCCACGCCAAACATCTTCACCTACTCCAGCCACAACTGAAGTATCAAATGCAGCACAGAATAATACTACAGCTACAACTGCCTCTGTAGGAGCTATAGATACTAGTAATGGAAATGAGCGACCGGCAAACGAAAATACTACGCCAAAATGCAATTCACGAAATGGATCGAGACGTAGCAGTTGTTCAATGACAAGCGCCAATGATGACTTTATTATG aaaactcCTTTTGCTGCAACTAATACAAATAGTGATTTGGGCACTTTTTACCGCGAATGTCAAAGTGCACCTCAACTTCAAGCTTTTATGGAAGAACAAACATTAGCAGAGCAAGTGGGGGATCTCACAAAACAGTTGGAAGTTTTTGAAACAAACATGCACCATTATGAAGATCTTTTAAGTTCACTGTGCAAATCAGAAAATAACAATTGA